ATAACTTGCGGAATTCTGGCAATGGGTAAAATCTTTAAGAAAAGGAGTAAATGAAATGTCAGAGAAAGAAAGCGCTACCGGATTTGGAATGGGTATCCTGATAGGTGCTACCATTGGTTTAGCCATTGGTCTCCTTTATGCTCCTAACGCCGGTAAAGAAACACGAACCATGTTGAGGGAGAAGGCGGAAGAGTTAAGGGAGAAGGCGGGAGAGACAAAAGACAGGGCGGAAGATATCATCGAAGAGGCCAGGGAAAAAGCCAAAAAGATTGTTGAAGAGGCAAAAGATAAGGTGTCCAGGTTCAAGAAAGAAGAAAAAGGATCAGAACACGAGGTTTCCGCAATCAGTTAAGTCTTACTTGGATTAAACAGGAGGTAAACGATGACCAGTAAAGATTCGGCGGAAGGATTTGCTTTGGGAATGCTGGCGGGAGCGGCTATCGGTTTGGCTGTGGGCATTCTGTATGCGCCACACTCAGGTACAATAACCCGGGGGCTTATTGATGAGAAGGTGCATGAGGCGACGCATAGAGCTGAGAAAATCGTCGAAGAAGCAAAAGATAAAGCTGAGAATATCATAAAAGAGGCAAAATCGAAAGTGGTCGGTTAGGCAGGCATTCGGGTTAACCCCGGCGTGAAAATCGGTTGCCCGATTTTTCAAGGCAGGTTATCATAAGAAATGATGACCTGCCTTGAGCCATTACGGTCAAGCTCATGGAGGGGCAGTGCATATATTGAAAGGTAAATATGCAGGATAATTCTGGAATAAAAAAGCTAACGAAGTTAACACAAGATTACAGACAGTTCCTCCGCAGCTTGCCGCGCTGTATTATCACTTATCTTGTTCACGGTATTATAATCATCATTCCACTGGCAGTCACCCTCTGGGTACTAATCTGGGTCTTTAATGTGGTTGATGGAATACTGGCTCCTATTATTACGTGGGGATTCGGCCGTCCGCTGCCGGGCGTGGGTTTCATTGTCATTATTACCACTGTTGTTTTAATCGGCTATTTCGGCCTGAAATTCGGGCACCGGAGAGTCTTCGATTTCTTTGAAACGCAGATAATCAGAGTACCGGTTGTGGGTTCCATATACGGTGGGGCCAGGGAAATGCTGGAGAGCTTCAATGCTACTTCAAACAGTAAGTTCTTGGAAGTGATCTTCATGGAATTTCCTCGCAAGGGTATCTACACGGTAGGCTTTGTCACCAAGGAAGCTGAAGATAAAGATGGCAGAAAAGTTCTCAATGTCTTCATCCCGACGGCTCCAACCCCGGCCGGCGGTTTTCTGCAGATTGTCCCGGAATCTGAGATAATTCATACTTCAATGTCAATTAGTGACGCTATGAAGCTTATTGTCTCCATGGGAGGAGTATCACGCAAGGACATTGCGGACATGCTGGTGCGGGTGCCGGAGCCGGAAAGTAAAGGTAACATTCTGGAAATCTGATTTTAGCGTCGTAATGAAAAGGTATGGAGTGAGAACGGGTTATATCAGGCAGAAAATACGCAGTATAATTCAGGAGCTCAAAGAAAAACCGGCTGTATCACTCGTTGTCCGGGTTGCTCAGGGGTTGGGAGAAGATGAGGCCGGAGATATGGCGGGCAGCATTGCCTACTTTGCGATTCTATCTGTGTTTCCACTGCTGCTTGGCATAATCGCTCTACTTGGCTTTTTTCTTCCGTCAGAAGCGGTACAGATGCAGATATTCCGGTTTTTTGAGCAGTATATACCGGGTTCAGACCAGGTCATTGAACGCAACATCAGGGGCATAATAGAATTGAGAGGCTCTCTGGGATTGTTTAGCGTCATCGGTTTGTTCTGGACGGCAAGCGGCATTTTCGGTGCAATCGGCCGTGTTGTCAATAAAGCCTGGAATATACGGACCTACCGCCCTTTCTATGTTCGGAAGCTGCGTGACATCGGTGTGGCCATGGGTACCAGCATTGTGTTCTTCCTCTCAATGGCATCAACCGTCTTTTCATCCGTGATCCCCGCAATAGATTTGCCGGTACTGGATTCGCTGACACTGATTGTAAGCAGACTGGTTGCGTTCATTCTTATCTTCATTACGATGTTGCTGCTGTATAAATTCATACCGAATACGAAAACATACTGGCGAGATGTCTGGCCCGGGGCACTTCTTGCGGCTATCCTCTTTGAAATAGCCAGAACCGCTTTTACTATCTACCTGAACAATTTTGCCAGCTATGATGTTATCTACGGGTCAGTAGCTACCGTTATCATCCTGCTGGTCTGGATATATCTGTCAGCGTTTATTGTCATCATTGGAGCGGAGTTTGCCTTCGAATATGGCCGGATGCGCCGGGGCCGGGGTCATCGCTCTCCGGTGCGGGTACGGCTGAAAGACGGTTAGCAGGGTGAAGTTATATGTCACCTGATGAAGTGATGAAAGCAAAAATCAGTCCCTTCTTCTGGAGTGGGATCGTGCTGGTCATGGCTCAATCCCTGACCTTACATGTAGCGTTCCGGGAGAAGCTTTACTTAGAGGCGAATCAAATTAGCTCGCCCGATATCTCTCTTGGGCCGGTACTCGTCTACTTTTTCGGGGTAGTGGTGCTGCTGGGACTGGTACTTTTCTTTCTGCCGGTAAATAAGCTAAGGGTCGTCTTTCGTGTTGCCTTTGCAGTAATGCTTGGCTGGGGCGCATTTATCAGCACAGTGTTTACTTTACCCGGATACTTGCCTTATGCCGCCGCCGCAGCCGCCGCTATTATCTGGTTTTTCTGGGCCAGGATCTGGTTGCATAACTTACTTTTTGTGGGAGCGCTCGCCGGCGCCGGCGCAATGTTCGGCTTTCTTTTTAGCCCGTGGACATTCATGATTTTCATGTTGATCGTAGCTGTATACGACGTGCTGGCGGTGCGCTTCGGCTATATGATGTGGATGGCCGGCCGGTTTTCCGACTTTGACGCTATGCCTGCCTTTGTTTTTCCAAGGAGACTTGCAGACTGGAACCGGAGCCTTGATGAAGTGAGGCTGAGTGAACTGGCAACGCAGGAATCAGTTCAGCGTGATTTTTCCATATTGGGTGGTGGAGACATCGGGTTTCCTCTGATGCTCAGTGTCTCCGTGTTTTTTGCGGCTGGTCTGCCTGGAGCGATAATCGTTGGTCTGTTTGCCCTTGCCGGTCTTATGGGCGCCTTCCTGATCCAGCTGCTGTGGCTGAAAGATAAGCCTATGCCTGCTTTATCACCGATTGCCCTGACCTGTCTTGCCGGTCTTCTGATTGCAACCTGATGTTAAGACGCGCTTGTTCATCCAGGGGAGTAACCCTGGTCCCCGGATTAGCCAGCGGGATAAGCCTGTTGGTGGAGAGGAAATATCAAAATTCGGAAGCGGACTTTTCGTCTGGAGAGCTTTCTGATGATGAGCGGATAATGGACTTTTAGCGCATATTCGTGTATAATAAACACTGATTAGTATAGGTTTAGGTTATTACAAGCTATGCAGG
This DNA window, taken from Dehalococcoidales bacterium, encodes the following:
- a CDS encoding DUF502 domain-containing protein; this translates as MPRCIITYLVHGIIIIIPLAVTLWVLIWVFNVVDGILAPIITWGFGRPLPGVGFIVIITTVVLIGYFGLKFGHRRVFDFFETQIIRVPVVGSIYGGAREMLESFNATSNSKFLEVIFMEFPRKGIYTVGFVTKEAEDKDGRKVLNVFIPTAPTPAGGFLQIVPESEIIHTSMSISDAMKLIVSMGGVSRKDIADMLVRVPEPESKGNILEI
- a CDS encoding presenilin family intramembrane aspartyl protease, whose protein sequence is MSPDEVMKAKISPFFWSGIVLVMAQSLTLHVAFREKLYLEANQISSPDISLGPVLVYFFGVVVLLGLVLFFLPVNKLRVVFRVAFAVMLGWGAFISTVFTLPGYLPYAAAAAAAIIWFFWARIWLHNLLFVGALAGAGAMFGFLFSPWTFMIFMLIVAVYDVLAVRFGYMMWMAGRFSDFDAMPAFVFPRRLADWNRSLDEVRLSELATQESVQRDFSILGGGDIGFPLMLSVSVFFAAGLPGAIIVGLFALAGLMGAFLIQLLWLKDKPMPALSPIALTCLAGLLIAT
- a CDS encoding YihY/virulence factor BrkB family protein, with protein sequence MRTGYIRQKIRSIIQELKEKPAVSLVVRVAQGLGEDEAGDMAGSIAYFAILSVFPLLLGIIALLGFFLPSEAVQMQIFRFFEQYIPGSDQVIERNIRGIIELRGSLGLFSVIGLFWTASGIFGAIGRVVNKAWNIRTYRPFYVRKLRDIGVAMGTSIVFFLSMASTVFSSVIPAIDLPVLDSLTLIVSRLVAFILIFITMLLLYKFIPNTKTYWRDVWPGALLAAILFEIARTAFTIYLNNFASYDVIYGSVATVIILLVWIYLSAFIVIIGAEFAFEYGRMRRGRGHRSPVRVRLKDG
- a CDS encoding YtxH domain-containing protein, whose amino-acid sequence is MSEKESATGFGMGILIGATIGLAIGLLYAPNAGKETRTMLREKAEELREKAGETKDRAEDIIEEAREKAKKIVEEAKDKVSRFKKEEKGSEHEVSAIS
- a CDS encoding YtxH domain-containing protein; this encodes MTSKDSAEGFALGMLAGAAIGLAVGILYAPHSGTITRGLIDEKVHEATHRAEKIVEEAKDKAENIIKEAKSKVVG